GCAGCCTCAATGCTCCATTGGCCCAGCTCTTTGGTGGCAGGTTTCACTCAGTTCCACTTGTCCTGCATTGGCCCTTTGTTAGGCAGGAGGGAAGACCCTGGGCCCCGCTTCCATCTGGATCacatggtctctctctctctctctctctctctctctctctctctctctctctctctcgtccctcccctctccttctctgGAGTCCGCCTTTTTCTGCTGGTGGAAGTGATTGTGACTAAAGTCTCCCCATCTTTCTTCCTGCCCCGGCCTCTCTGCCAGGGGTCAGTGTCCTCTTCAGTGACAAAAGCCGCCCTAGATCTGtgctccctggggagggaggtggctgggTCTGGCAGTCAGAGCCGCTGTCTCTCCATGGTgctgctgcagcccctcccccgctGGACACACAAATGGGCTTTATCCAGCAAACAAAACCGCCCCCCTTCAGGCCACATAGGCACGTGGACCCAGGCCTCACCGTGGGAAGGGGGTGGTGACAGGCACAAGAGAAGAGATCGCTCCAGACAAGTCCTCCTTGCctcatttctcttcttattttccaCAAAGTATGTTTTAGTCCTTGAATTCCCACCCCTCGCCTGCACCTTGAGTCCCCAACTCCTTGTTATATATCTGAGAACTCTGGACTCCTCCTATTATATCCGGGCAGCTCAGATTCTACAGGGGATCGGAAACAGGTCACCCCACCTTTCCCCCCAAGGAGCTGCTCCTCAGAGAAAACAGCGGGGAGAATACAGTGTTCTCTGGAGGGCACAGGAATGGACCCCAAAGCCCCCCTTCCTTGCCCTCACCTGCTCCAGGGGACACCCGTCTGAGCGGCGGCGGTGTGAATAGCAGAGGAGGGAAGAGTTCACTCCAGCTGGGCTCCTGAGCCAGGGCCAGGGCTCCGGTGAAACCCGTGGAGCTCCAGATCCTAGTGGGGCCATCCTGCATACCTAATCGGCTATTTAAGGAGCTGCTCACTAGCAGCCCAGGCGGCCCCCCCTCCCCACATACACCCGTCCAGAGCCACCTTAAAAGCAGGAGGCAGTTGTGAAGTCGCTGGCCAGCAAGTGGAGTGAAGACTGCAGAGGGAGATAGAGacagggcagagagagggagaggcagcAGGAGATTTGTCCTGGGGACCTAGAAATCCACAGTACCCTACTAAAAACCAAATCCCCTGGAAGTACACAGACAGagacagcaagagaaaaagagataaatacaCTCAACGCCAGaaactctcctctctctctctctctctcccccatctctctctctctctctctctctctctctctctctctctctctctctctctctctctctctctctctctctctctctctctcccccctgccTCCCCTAGTCCTCTAGTCCCTAAACTCCCAGTCCCCTGTTGCCCCTTCCTGGGATACCATGTTGTTCTTCGCCCTCCTGCTAGAGGTGATTTGGATCCTGGCTGCAGATGGGGGTAGGTACACTGGATGTCTCTGCGTGGATGTGTGCTGATGTCCACATGTCGCTATGTGTGTTTAATGGGGGGGAGGAAAGGTATAAAAGGAAGCCTAGAGGCTGGAATAATAGGCTCGAAAAGAGAGTGTGGAGACCACTTCCCTGcttttctctttgccttcccAGCCTTGCAGTTACTGGGGATGGGGGAGAACAAGCTCCGGGTAGGGcagggtatatacacacacaagtgCTGGAATCTCTTTGCAGGCTACGGATTTTCTCCAGAGCTCTTTCCCCCTCTGCCCTGGTCTCATGCAGCCCTCCTGGCTTGCTTTATTTACGAACTGCTCCAGTTAGGGAGTCAAAGAGGCCTGGATTGAAAGGCTAGAGAGctgcttggggtggggggagcataCCCCCTACACCTCCTGCCCGACTTAGACCCTGATCTCCAGTGGATCCCCTCATGGCCAAGGGTCCCTCTTGATCCTAAACTAACTTCCCAGTTTTCCCCTGAAAGCAGTAGCAATCATGTCAATATTTGTTTGGtactttatagtttacaaaggACTTCCAGGAGCTTCCAGGAGATGAGAAAAGATTCTTGGTAGAACAGGCTGAGGTGTTCCAGGAGTGTCCCCAGGGACCCTTACACCTCATTTTTGTGTTTCCCGTGCCTAGCACAGTGGCCAGCACATAATAGGTGTGTAATTGAGGTCTGTTGGAAGAACGGGGTGAGGGGGGTGTCCAGAGAGCagatggggaaggaagagagggtgaTGTGGGGTGTTGGGGGGGCAGGAAGTGGGAGCCAAATGGAGAGTAGCAAATCTCAtctgaggaaacaaaaaaaaataggtaaaagatgTAGAATCAGTGTGCTGAGGATTTGATGGGAGGGAAAGGGTGGCTTCACAGAACCAGGGAACTCCAGTTGTTGGGGTGTCCCACAGAGCTAGAAAACCAGAGGCTGCCTCCAGCCCTCCCTTAGGCTGCTTTTCAGACTTGTCCAAACCTAGGAGTGGGCCAGCAGAATAGATCAAGGATGAGATCCAGGATATCTTACAAGGCGGAGGAACTTAAAGGCTTAAAGAAATAAGAGACAGAGGGGAAGAATTTAGGATTTTTCTCCAGAGTTTCTATCAATTTGAATATTGCAGCGAAAACCCACAAGGCCTCCCTTTTCTTCTGGAGGCCGTTTGGCCCTGGGTAGGGGCTGGACCAGCAGACCCCCAGCCTTTCAGCCAGAGACCGGACTGCATGAGAGCCTGGCATGTGACCCAGCTGGCAGCTCCCTTTTCTACACACAATGCTTCACTGTCATCCTGCCCCTGCTGGCCTGGCTGCCTGTGCTCACCCACCATTCTCAATCTAGAGTAGACCCTGCCCCGACTCCCCTCTTCCCTAGCCATCCGGGAATGTAGGGAGCAGAAGCTCCTGGTTACAAGGGGTTTCCTCTAGAGCTACTAGGACCAGAAAGGAAGAACTTAAATACTAACTTACAATTCAGTGGCTTGATTCATACATTGCTTCAAAGCAAAGGAGTAATCCCCTTTCCCCCCTCAGCAGTCcccctgtgtctgtgtgtgggcatgctcacacacactctcGCTGAacttctttccccttccctctttctaGTCCCTTTCCTCCAAACCCTTTGCCCACACCCTCACCCCAACCCACTCCAATCTTCTAAGTGTTAGATTGACTTGGCACAGGTTAGAGAAGAGTAATGGCTGGGCCAACAGCACATTTGGATCCAGGTTAATTTTAGTCTCCcagctttctctcttttcattcctCCTCCCCTTTGTCCTTTAGCAAGCACAAGCACAGCCTGGCTAGGGATTTTAAATAGccgccccccaccaccacctttcCATGGAGGTGTCCAGTTTCAGGGCTTCCTTTGGGAAGTGCCTGagtagagggaggagggggagccgAGAGGGAGGTGGAGCTAGAGTtccaagggaggggagagtttaGGCCAGGGCACTGCCCCAGGCTGTGCTGGCTGTAACCCAAACTATTCTGCCTTGCAGGTCAACACTGGACATATGAGGGTGAGAGCAGAACTTGAGGCCTACTGATGCCGCTTTCACTCTGGGACCTCCTCACCTGGCAGAAAGATATGTCGTGGGTGGAGAGGTTTCCTTTAGCTTCTCACCCTAGCTGCTCTCTTTTGGGTCTCTTCATGCCCTGGGTTTCTCATACTTGGATGCTAGGTCCTGAGTAAATCCATGTAGGAATGAGGGAGCCAGAGTGGAATGGAAACCGGGTGGGGAAAAGAACTTGGAGCTTAGCTGCCTGATCTCCTTCTGGCTCTTTCTGTCCTACTCATAACCTGCATCTGGAATTGGGACAGAGCTGGAAGTCAGGGGTGAGGAAGAGGCTGGCAGGATAGTTTGTGGCCCTGGGGGAGGTGGAACTCAATTCCTATGAACTGTTGCTTTATGACTTAACTGAACTCCAGGATCCATGCAGGGCCAAGGTCTAAAGATTGTGTGAGAATAAGAAGTGAATGATGGAAAGTCAAGATATCTGAATCCCAAGGCCACTTGATAGGGGGCCCAAGGAGGCCCCCTCTCTCtaggattattttatttccccTCATTTTTCTACTCCTACTCCCTAAACCCACCTCTCTGGGTATTCAGGCTTTCtatccatcccctcttcccttcATTTAGCTTTCTTGTTCTCAAACTAGAGGTAAGTAAAAGAGCTGCCACTCCCCATTTATCAGAATAGTTGGGGAATCATCACCGCCTCTGGGTAGGTGAGAGGAACTGCAGCATGAAGTCCAGCAGGGACTCCTACCTACCCAGCCCTGCACAACTGGGGGCTTGACCTGGGTGGAGGGAAATGCATTTATACCTCCACACAGATCTATAACTTGgtttggggtgggagtggggttgAAGGGTGGCTGGAGCAAGAGGGCAGGACCAATGTCCTTGGTAACCCCCACCAGGCCCACATGGTCAGGACCATTGGCCAGCCTCTTACCCTGAGTGTGGGAGCAATGCCCAGTCCCCCATTGACATCCAGACAGACAGTGTGACATTTGATCCTGAGTTGCCTGCTCTCCAGCCCCATGGATATGACCAGCCTGGCACGGAGCCTTTGGACCTGCACAATAATGGTCATACAGGTAAAAGCAGTTGTAGTCTCCTCCAGTTCAAATCTTAGGAGTCAGAGGAAAGAAGTAATCTCCTAACTTGTGAATAATCAGAAAGCTTCACTCATTAATTTGGAGATATGAGAATGGAGATCAGACTCCTATAGTATGATTGAGCCTGATTGGTAGGTTACTATCATAGCATTGACTTGATCTTCACTGAGACAAGGGGAGATGTGCCAGAAATGCACTGGCCTATGGGAGGAACTGGGTGCTTCTGGGGGAGGAAATTAGAAGAGGAGGGCCTGGTCTCCCAGAAAGTGATGCCAAACCAGGGGTGGGAATGTGCCCACATTCCTCCACCAACCCTAGCTTGCTCTTTTCCTCACAGTGCAACTCTCTCTGCCCCCTACCCTGTATCTGGGCGGACTGCCCCAAAAATATGTAGCTGCCCAGCTCCACCTGCACTGGGGTCAGAAAGGATCCCCTGGGGGATCAGAACACCAGATCAACAGTGAAGCCACAGCTGCCGAGGTACCAGGGAACAGAGCTTGGACTAGGACAGTGACAGGGATGATCAGTCCTGGGGAAAGGAAAGATCTGGACACTGGGAAAAGTCATACTGGAAGTATAAAGTCCAACCTTATCCTTATTACTTgctgagggtggtggtggtggcagcttCAAGGATCAAGGTCCCAAAGGGGctgcagaaaaataattcaatttcctttcctttccctcagcTCCACATCGTCCATTATGACTCTGATTCCTATGACAGCTTGAGTGAGGCTGCTCAGAGGCCTCAGGGCTTGGCAGTCCTGGGCATCCTAATTGAGGTCAGTGGCCCCCAATTTATTCTAGGTCCTTTTCCACTTCTTCTATCAGACGTATTCTGTTGCTGGCCTCCCTCCCAAGGCAGGCAGCAATGCACCTTGACAATTTATTCTGTACATGAAATGTTTTATTCCAAACGTGGACTCATTCCAaactctctccctttcctccccttgCAGGTGGGTGAGACTAAGAATATAGCTTACGAACACATTCTGAGTCACTTGCATGAAATCAGGCATAAAGGTGAGCCTAAAAAACTATAGCACGAGCAAGTGAGACTAGACTTCAGAGAAACTTTCAAAAACTGACTTAAGAAGCCTTGGGAGGAGGCACTAAGTTAAGGCCAGGGAGTTTAGCTTCTGGAAGCCATGTGTATGTAAGCTAGGACACAGTGAGAGGAAGATGAGTCCTGGTCTGTTCTTCCCAGATCAGAAGACCTCAGTGCCTCCCTTCAACGTGAGGGAGCTGCTCCCCACAGAGCTTGGGCAGTTCTTCCGTTACAATGGCTCGCTCACAACTCCCCCCTGCTACCAAAGTGTGCTCTGGACAGTCTTCAGTCAAAGGGCCCAGATTTCAATGGGGCAGGTAAGTGGTGGAGAGGTGAGGTGAGAGACAGCTGTAACTTCAGACCCTTTCCCACTCCCCAAAGTGGCACTTCTCCCACTCTTCTACTCCTCAGCTGGAAAAGCTCCAGGAGACATTGTTCTCCACAGAAGAACCCTCCAAGCTCCTGGTACAGAACTACCGAGCCCCTCAGCCTCTCAATCAGCGCACGGTCTTTGCTTCTTTCATCCAAGGTGACTGTGCAGGGCTCAGAAGAGGAGATGGGAAATTGAGGGACTCAATGGCAGGACCTAGGGAGCCCCTGGGAAGGAAAAGGCTAAGAAGGGAAGGGGTTTTCAGGACTAGGTTATACTGGGAACTCCCCCCTCCTCAGTGATCTTCCCAGGCATAGCAGTGTTGCCCCCAGCTGGGATGGGGAAGTCCCACTGACCCAAGTTCTCTTCCCTTACAGTGGGATCCTTGTATACCACAGGTAAGACAGCCCTACCCAGGTACTACAAATGCTCTCAGCAAGTGGAGGAAAGGCTCGATATCTGTTAGTCCTACACTGACACCTCCCATCTTTATCTCCCCCAGGTGAAATGCTGAGTCTAGGTGTGGGAATCTTGGTTGGCTGCCTCTGCCTTCTGTTGGCTGCTTATTTCATCGCTAGAAAGATTCGGTGAGGTCCTACTTTCCATTCCTccagtcctttctcttctattaaaAAGCATTCTCTTAACCCACCTCTAATCTGCTTCACTTAGGACACCAATCATTCCCATGAACCATTCCCCTTTCCAGGAAGAAGAGGCTGGAAAACAGGAAGAGTGTGGTCTTCACCTCAGCACGAGCCACCACTGAGGCATAGAGTACCTCTCAAGATACCGTGGAGATGGATGCCTTTCCCTCACACCTATCAGGGAGCCAGAAAATACTTAGTAGGCAGACATCCCTTCTTCCTCTGGATTTCCCTGACAGAGAGGTATGAACCCAGGCTCTCATTCAAGGAGGAACAGCAGAGCCTTCAGCCTCTCAAAACATGTATGAGATCAGGAGATCCTGTGCTGGTAATGCAGAGAACACACTGTTTAGTTGTAGGGGAAGTTTGGGATGTGCCCCAAAGCCCCTCAACCTTTATGTTTCTTTCCCTAGATATTTTGCAGGATCTCCCCTTAGGAAAAAGAACTGTTAGGGTTATATATTTTTGCTCAATATATTTGGAAATCAAAGTTTCTGACTTTAATTCTGGTCTGTCCTTTAGGTCTCTTGAGGGTGGACAAGTTCCTTATCTCTCAGGTGATAGAGATGGGCGAAGGATAGAGAATAAGAAACATGGGTGATTAACTCCTTTCATCTCATCCGTGGGAGAGAAGATTCACTTTTGGGAAAACATTTAACTCAAAGTTTCTGACAGGTTCAACCACCAGCCTAGATTTCTGCCCTTGCACCAAAGCTATGTTTGgagatcagtagttgccaggtTACAAAAGAGGCTGGACAAGAAACATGAGAGGGCAGAAATCTCAATTAACATGTTATTCCCTCCCTTAAAAGCCAAGTTCCCCCACAATTACAAAGTCCTTTTTATTAGTCAAAATCACAATCACCGTGATTAAAAGGATGGGACACTCCACCCTCAGCAGAAAATGTTACAGTTTATAGAAAATGTCCCCATCCCTCCCACACCCcaattaaaaactagaaaaaatctGCCCCCCTTCTCTACAATGTCATGGTAGTCTGACTCCTCCAGTGGCACTATAGCTCTGGAGTGGGCCAGCTCACCACAGCACCCTCCACTTCACCTTGGGGAGAAGAGGGATGCTGGTGGTCAAGGAGGTTAAAACCATTAGTTCCAGTAATGCCAGTTCCCAAACATgcacttcctcccttccccccctgGCCCTGGGACCAAGGGGAAATGGACAGAAATGAGCCCAGCCATGAGGAGCAATTTGAGGAGAGAAAATAGAACCCAAGGAGGTTAGAAGAGTTCCAACatacttcctccctccccctactcaaaaaaggaaaaaaggcagtTTGGGGTCTTTATCACACCCTCAGACCTGAGAAAAAGACCAAGATGTTCAGTCTGGGGAGAGGGTACTGGGAAACTCAGAGCTCATCTACCCTTGAGCCTCCATTAATTTCATCTCCACGGCAATGGCTAAACTAGGTCCCTTTTCATGGTAACCTGCACTGTCCAGAACTGGAGATGGAGAATACAGGGCGAGGAGATCAGGAGGGCACTCCAGGCCCAGGGGTCCCCCCCAGGTTCCCTCAGTCCTCGGGTGGGATGCGCAGGGCAGAATACACCATCACCCGACTGTCCTCCTGCCGTCGGCCTGCAGAGGGGAAGGGCGGTGAGTCTTGGGCAGGGTGAGAGCAGAGCACTGACACATGGGGAGTCCTGGACAACAAGGGGTTCCCCAGGTGGTGGGGATAAGTGCAGATTCAAACCCACCAGTCACTGACTGGCTGAACCCAGGTTGCTCCTGGTAAAGCTTAGAGACTAAAGGTGACAAATGGACAAAGCAAAACCCTGAAGGTGGTGGGATAGACCAAtgagaaggagacagagaatgTGGGTAAATGGACCCAGGCTGGGGCTAGGCTCAGTCATGGGCAGTGGACAAGCAGGTGGGATCTTTCAGGCGATCAGTCCAGGTAGTCAGTCCTTACACGAGAGGCTGCGCTGGATACTTCTGAAGGACCCTCCAGCTGTGATGAAGGCCCAGAGCCCCATGGAAACAGTTACTGCATAGATGGGCAGCAGGCTGGCCTCATACCAAGGGTTCAGGAATGTCTAGGAATGAGggtaaaagtagaaaagagattAGATTCTCCCACCCCCCCCCAATCCCTACATATTCTCTTTGTGCCTTTGACTCAGACCTCCTCCAGATATCACTCTCAAATTCCCAGTCTTTCCCTTTAGAGCACCACCATCTTGTGGTTAAAGGGACTTTTGATTTTCAGCTCCCTCAAAGGTTTCTGCCACTCCTGCTCATAGGAGTGCATATAGTTTAGCTAATCCATTCAAACTCCTCTCCAGAGTAGGTGATATAATTGATGCTGAGGTGAGACACCTCTAAAGACTTACCTTTCCACCTCCTCCCaagttaaaaatgttaagtgaggcttcttccctccctccctcccttccatcttttcatttttttttaaagccagtgaaATTTAGTAGTGGGGCACTGAATACCAAATTGAGTGACAcaaatgttaataagttctgctTACCCACTACCACTGGACCAGccctttttttctatcttttatttttttaattagcaagaCTGACAATGAGCACTGCCTGCCT
This region of Microcebus murinus isolate Inina chromosome 2, M.murinus_Inina_mat1.0, whole genome shotgun sequence genomic DNA includes:
- the CA14 gene encoding carbonic anhydrase 14 isoform X1, with translation MLFFALLLEVIWILAADGGQHWTYEGPHGQDHWPASYPECGSNAQSPIDIQTDSVTFDPELPALQPHGYDQPGTEPLDLHNNGHTVQLSLPPTLYLGGLPQKYVAAQLHLHWGQKGSPGGSEHQINSEATAAELHIVHYDSDSYDSLSEAAQRPQGLAVLGILIEVGETKNIAYEHILSHLHEIRHKDQKTSVPPFNVRELLPTELGQFFRYNGSLTTPPCYQSVLWTVFSQRAQISMGQLEKLQETLFSTEEPSKLLVQNYRAPQPLNQRTVFASFIQVGSLYTTGEMLSLGVGILVGCLCLLLAAYFIARKIRKKRLENRKSVVFTSARATTEA
- the CA14 gene encoding carbonic anhydrase 14 isoform X2 — encoded protein: MLFFALLLEVIWILAADGGQHWTYEGPHGQDHWPASYPECGSNAQSPIDIQTDSVTFDPELPALQPHGYDQPGTEPLDLHNNGHTVQLSLPPTLYLGGLPQKYVAAQLHLHWGQKGSPGGSEHQINSEATAAELHIVHYDSDSYDSLSEAAQRPQGLAVLGILIEVGETKNIAYEHILSHLHEIRHKDQKTSVPPFNVRELLPTELGQFFRYNGSLTTPPCYQSVLWTVFSQRAQISMGQLEKLQETLFSTEEPSKLLVQNYRAPQPLNQRTVFASFIQGEMLSLGVGILVGCLCLLLAAYFIARKIRKKRLENRKSVVFTSARATTEA